A stretch of Usitatibacter palustris DNA encodes these proteins:
- the nuoG gene encoding NADH-quinone oxidoreductase subunit NuoG — MAINLEIDGKAVQVEGGQTVMDAANKLGIFVPHFCYHKKLTIAANCRMCLVQVEKAPKPLPACATPATEGMKVQTHSTQAVDAQKGVMEFLLINHPLDCPICDQGGECQLQDLAVGYGGSASRYQEEKRVVVNKNLGPLISTDMTRCIHCTRCVRFGQEVAGIMELGMAGRGEHAEILAFVGKTVDSEVSGNMIDLCPVGALTSKPFRYTARSWELSRRKSVGAHDSLGSNLVVQVKQDRVMRVLPLENESLNECWISDRDRFAYEGLNAEDRLQRPMVRRASGWAECDWAEALDIAARGLKDAVAKHGPEALGTLLAPNLSVEEFHLAAKLARGLGSDNVDHRVRQSDFRAKPAGAPWLGMPVSDIASLKGVMLVGCTLRKEQPLLSTRLRAAAKKGLEVHVVHVVDDDLLMPVASRRIVKPSTLVDALRDSASRLEGEGRKAIILGHYAQQHPDFAALLATAHEIAGNTGATVGILPEGANSVGAHLAGAVPTKGLDAHAMISTPRKAYILAGLEADLDCAPGAGKALAGAEFVVALAAYRNQAFDHAHVVLPIAPFTETGGTFVNMEGRAQSFNAVVKPLGESRPAWKVLRVLGHMLGLPGFEAETLEAVRAGIAPDLQAWATKGLGNTAPGSISPKGGAGGLERIVEVPIYATDAIVRRSQPLQKTTDAKNASVARMSAATYASLGLGAGDHVKLRQGGGEAILAAAIDAAVPEGCIRAARSIAETASLGEGPLSAERIAMERAAE; from the coding sequence ATGGCCATCAATCTGGAAATCGACGGCAAGGCGGTCCAGGTCGAAGGCGGCCAGACGGTGATGGATGCCGCCAACAAGCTCGGCATCTTCGTGCCGCACTTCTGCTATCACAAGAAGCTCACGATCGCGGCCAACTGCCGCATGTGCCTGGTTCAAGTGGAGAAGGCGCCCAAGCCGCTGCCGGCCTGCGCGACACCCGCCACCGAGGGCATGAAGGTCCAGACGCACTCCACGCAGGCCGTCGACGCGCAGAAGGGCGTGATGGAGTTCCTGCTGATCAACCATCCGCTCGATTGCCCGATCTGCGACCAGGGCGGCGAGTGCCAGCTGCAGGATCTCGCCGTGGGCTACGGCGGGTCGGCTTCGCGCTACCAGGAAGAAAAGCGCGTCGTCGTGAACAAGAACCTCGGCCCGCTCATCTCCACGGACATGACGCGGTGCATTCACTGCACGCGCTGCGTTCGCTTCGGCCAGGAAGTCGCCGGCATCATGGAGCTCGGCATGGCCGGGCGCGGCGAGCACGCCGAGATCCTCGCGTTCGTCGGCAAGACCGTGGACTCCGAAGTCTCGGGCAACATGATTGATCTCTGCCCCGTCGGCGCGCTGACCTCGAAGCCCTTCCGCTACACCGCGCGCTCGTGGGAGCTCTCGCGCCGCAAGTCGGTGGGCGCGCACGATTCGCTCGGCTCGAACCTCGTCGTGCAGGTGAAGCAGGACCGCGTGATGCGCGTGCTGCCGCTCGAGAACGAGTCGCTCAACGAATGCTGGATCTCCGACCGCGACCGCTTCGCCTATGAAGGCCTGAACGCCGAAGACCGCCTGCAGCGCCCGATGGTGCGGCGCGCGAGCGGCTGGGCCGAATGCGATTGGGCGGAAGCGCTCGACATCGCCGCGCGCGGCCTGAAGGATGCCGTCGCCAAGCACGGCCCCGAGGCGCTCGGCACGCTGCTCGCGCCCAACCTCAGCGTCGAAGAGTTCCACCTCGCCGCGAAGCTCGCGCGCGGCCTGGGCTCCGACAACGTGGACCACCGCGTGCGCCAGAGCGATTTCCGTGCGAAGCCTGCCGGTGCTCCGTGGCTCGGCATGCCGGTCTCCGACATCGCCTCGCTCAAGGGCGTGATGCTCGTGGGCTGCACGCTGCGCAAGGAACAACCGCTGCTCTCGACGCGCCTGCGCGCCGCGGCCAAGAAGGGCCTCGAAGTCCACGTGGTGCACGTGGTCGACGACGACCTCCTGATGCCGGTGGCGAGCCGGCGCATCGTGAAGCCCTCGACGCTCGTCGATGCGCTGCGCGACAGCGCCTCGCGCCTCGAAGGCGAAGGCCGCAAGGCGATCATCCTCGGCCACTACGCGCAGCAGCATCCCGATTTCGCGGCACTCCTCGCGACCGCGCACGAAATCGCGGGCAACACGGGCGCGACGGTTGGCATCCTTCCCGAAGGCGCGAACAGCGTGGGCGCGCATCTCGCCGGCGCCGTGCCCACGAAGGGCCTCGACGCGCACGCGATGATCAGTACGCCGCGCAAGGCCTACATCCTCGCCGGCCTTGAAGCCGACCTCGATTGCGCGCCCGGCGCAGGCAAGGCACTCGCGGGCGCGGAGTTCGTCGTCGCGCTCGCGGCTTATCGCAACCAGGCTTTCGATCACGCGCACGTCGTGCTGCCGATCGCGCCGTTCACCGAAACCGGCGGCACGTTCGTGAACATGGAAGGCCGCGCGCAGTCGTTCAACGCGGTGGTGAAGCCGCTGGGCGAATCGCGTCCCGCCTGGAAGGTCCTGCGCGTGCTCGGCCACATGCTGGGCCTCCCCGGCTTCGAAGCCGAGACGCTCGAAGCCGTTCGCGCGGGTATCGCACCTGACTTGCAGGCGTGGGCCACGAAGGGCCTCGGCAATACGGCACCCGGTTCGATCTCGCCCAAGGGCGGGGCCGGTGGGCTCGAACGCATCGTCGAAGTCCCGATCTACGCGACCGACGCGATCGTTCGCCGCTCGCAGCCGCTGCAGAAGACCACCGACGCGAAGAACGCCAGCGTGGCGCGCATGAGTGCCGCGACCTATGCGTCCCTGGGCCTCGGCGCGGGTGATCACGTGAAGCTGCGGCAGGGCGGCGGTGAAGCCATCCTCGCCGCCGCCATCGATGCCGCGGTGCCTGAGGGCTGCATCCGGGCCGCGCGTTCGATCGCCGAGACGGCGAGCCTGGGCGAAGGCCCGCTCTCCGCCGAGCGCATCGCCATGGAGCGCGCCGCGGAATGA
- the nuoK gene encoding NADH-quinone oxidoreductase subunit NuoK encodes MIPLSHFLVLGALLFAIGVVGIFLNRKNLIVLLMAIELMLLAVNMNFVAFSYFLNDLSGQVFVFFILTVAAAESAIGLAILVVLFRNLRSINVDDLGSLKG; translated from the coding sequence ATGATCCCGCTCAGCCACTTCCTGGTCCTCGGCGCGCTGCTGTTCGCGATCGGCGTCGTGGGCATCTTCCTCAACCGGAAGAACCTGATCGTGCTGCTCATGGCCATCGAGTTGATGCTGCTCGCCGTGAACATGAACTTCGTGGCGTTCTCGTACTTCCTGAACGACCTCTCCGGCCAGGTGTTCGTGTTCTTCATCCTCACGGTGGCCGCGGCTGAATCGGCCATCGGCCTCGCGATCCTCGTGGTGCTGTTCCGCAACCTGCGCTCGATCAACGTCGACGACCTCGGAAGTCTCAAGGGCTAG
- the nuoH gene encoding NADH-quinone oxidoreductase subunit NuoH has translation MTTAEGGFMSTFGPQYGPTAWTFAKALAGIVMVLVPLLLTVLYYQLVERWVIGWIQVRKGPNRVGFKGILQPIADAIKLLMKEQIIPTGASKGLFLLAPIIAVAPALGVWAVVPFAPGWVIANVDAGLLVVLALTSMGVYGIIIAGWASNSKYAFIGALRSAAQVVSYEIAMGFALVGALMAGQSMNLTQIVMRQGGDYGMLEWFFIPLFPLFIVYFIAGLAETNRHPFDVAEGESEIVAGFHVEYSGMAFAVFFLAEYANMILVGVLASVLFLGGWLSPFPVSWGFLGAPGIWWFLGKIAFFMFVFLWIRASFPRYRYDQIMRLGWKVFIPITLVWITVVGVMMLEPLASTPPFSIWFGK, from the coding sequence ATGACGACCGCCGAAGGCGGCTTCATGAGCACCTTCGGTCCGCAGTACGGCCCGACGGCGTGGACGTTCGCGAAGGCGCTGGCCGGCATCGTGATGGTGCTGGTACCCCTGCTGCTCACGGTCCTCTACTACCAGCTCGTCGAGCGCTGGGTCATCGGCTGGATCCAGGTGCGCAAGGGCCCGAACCGCGTGGGCTTCAAGGGCATCCTCCAGCCCATCGCCGATGCGATCAAGCTCCTCATGAAGGAGCAGATCATTCCGACGGGCGCCTCGAAGGGCCTGTTCCTGCTCGCGCCGATCATCGCCGTCGCTCCTGCGCTGGGCGTGTGGGCCGTGGTGCCCTTCGCGCCGGGCTGGGTGATCGCGAACGTCGACGCAGGATTGCTCGTCGTGCTGGCGCTCACCTCGATGGGCGTCTACGGAATCATCATCGCCGGCTGGGCCTCGAATTCGAAGTACGCCTTCATCGGCGCGCTGCGCTCGGCCGCGCAAGTCGTCTCGTACGAAATCGCGATGGGCTTCGCCCTCGTGGGCGCGCTCATGGCCGGCCAGAGCATGAACCTCACGCAGATCGTGATGCGCCAGGGCGGCGACTACGGGATGCTCGAGTGGTTCTTCATTCCGCTCTTCCCGCTGTTCATCGTGTACTTCATCGCGGGCCTCGCGGAAACGAACCGCCACCCGTTCGACGTCGCCGAGGGCGAGAGCGAAATCGTCGCGGGCTTCCACGTCGAGTACTCGGGCATGGCCTTCGCGGTGTTCTTCCTCGCGGAGTACGCCAACATGATCCTCGTGGGCGTGCTCGCGAGCGTGCTCTTCCTGGGCGGCTGGCTCTCGCCGTTCCCGGTGTCGTGGGGCTTCCTCGGCGCGCCCGGCATCTGGTGGTTCCTCGGGAAGATCGCGTTCTTCATGTTCGTGTTCCTGTGGATCCGCGCTTCCTTCCCGCGCTATCGCTACGACCAGATCATGCGGTTGGGCTGGAAGGTGTTCATCCCGATCACGCTGGTGTGGATCACGGTCGTGGGCGTGATGATGCTCGAGCCGCTCGCGAGCACGCCGCCGTTCTCGATCTGGTTCGGAAAGTGA
- a CDS encoding NADH-quinone oxidoreductase subunit M, producing MQGLPVLSLAIWVPILFGVLVLIVGRDDRALGRWIALAGSVLGFLVTIPLWTQFAPTPSMQFSEMAPWITRFNVNYHLGVDGISMPFILLNSFMTILVVIAHWEVITEKVSQYLAAFLIMSGLINGVFCALDAILFYVFFEAMLIPMFLIIGVWGGPNRVYAAVKFFLYTLLGSLLMLAAFIYLYQQTNGSFEILDFHQLPLGRWPQILIFLAMFASFSVKVPMWPVHTWLPDAHTEAPTGGSVVLAAITLKIGAYGFLRFNLPIAPDASHELAGFMITLSLIAIVYIGLVALVQDDMKRLIAYSSISHMGFVTLGFFIFNADGMAGGLVQMISHGFISGAMFLCVGVLYDRVHSRSIADYGGVANRMPVFAAFFVLFAMANSGLPATSGFVGEFLVILGTMKVSFWYSFLAATTLIFGAAYTLWMVKRVIYGEIANPNVAALQDVNKREIVFLALLAVCVLGMGLYPKPFTDVMNPAIQELLRHVAESKLK from the coding sequence ATGCAAGGCCTTCCGGTTCTCTCCCTCGCCATCTGGGTGCCGATCCTCTTCGGCGTCCTGGTGCTCATCGTCGGCCGCGACGACCGCGCGCTCGGGCGCTGGATCGCGCTCGCCGGATCCGTGCTGGGCTTCCTCGTCACGATCCCGCTGTGGACGCAGTTCGCTCCGACGCCGTCCATGCAGTTCTCCGAGATGGCGCCGTGGATCACGCGCTTCAACGTGAACTACCACCTGGGCGTGGATGGCATCTCGATGCCGTTCATCCTGCTCAACAGCTTCATGACCATCCTCGTGGTCATCGCGCACTGGGAAGTGATCACCGAGAAGGTCTCGCAGTACCTCGCGGCCTTCCTGATCATGTCGGGCCTGATCAACGGGGTGTTCTGCGCGCTCGACGCGATCCTCTTCTATGTCTTCTTCGAGGCGATGCTGATCCCGATGTTCCTGATCATCGGGGTGTGGGGCGGGCCTAACCGCGTGTACGCCGCGGTGAAGTTCTTCCTCTACACGCTGCTGGGCAGCCTGCTCATGCTCGCGGCCTTCATCTACCTCTACCAGCAGACCAACGGCAGCTTCGAGATCCTCGACTTCCACCAGCTCCCGCTGGGCCGGTGGCCGCAGATCCTGATCTTCCTCGCGATGTTCGCGTCGTTCTCGGTGAAGGTGCCGATGTGGCCGGTGCATACGTGGCTCCCGGATGCGCACACGGAAGCGCCCACGGGCGGCTCGGTGGTGCTCGCCGCGATCACGCTGAAGATCGGCGCGTACGGCTTCCTCCGCTTCAACCTGCCCATCGCGCCCGATGCCTCCCATGAGCTCGCGGGCTTCATGATCACGCTGTCGCTGATCGCGATCGTCTACATCGGCCTGGTCGCCCTCGTGCAGGACGACATGAAGCGCCTGATCGCGTACTCGTCGATCTCGCACATGGGCTTCGTGACGCTGGGCTTCTTCATCTTCAACGCCGACGGCATGGCCGGCGGCCTCGTGCAGATGATCTCGCACGGCTTCATCTCGGGGGCGATGTTCCTTTGCGTGGGCGTGCTCTATGACCGCGTGCATTCGCGCTCGATCGCCGACTACGGCGGGGTCGCGAACAGGATGCCGGTGTTCGCGGCGTTCTTCGTCCTCTTCGCGATGGCCAACTCGGGCCTGCCCGCCACCAGCGGCTTCGTGGGCGAGTTCCTCGTGATCCTGGGCACGATGAAGGTGAGCTTCTGGTACTCCTTCCTCGCGGCCACCACGCTCATCTTCGGCGCGGCCTACACGCTGTGGATGGTCAAGCGCGTCATCTACGGCGAAATCGCCAATCCGAACGTCGCTGCGCTCCAGGACGTGAACAAGCGCGAGATCGTGTTCCTGGCCCTGCTCGCGGTGTGCGTGCTCGGCATGGGCCTGTATCCGAAGCCCTTCACCGACGTCATGAACCCCGCCATCCAGGAGCTCCTGCGCCACGTCGCGGAGTCCAAGCTCAAATGA
- the nuoI gene encoding NADH-quinone oxidoreductase subunit NuoI, with translation MFNRAREIAQSLMLGELVKGLQLTGRHLFARKVTVMFPEEKTPQGPRFRGLHALRRYPNGEERCIACKLCEAVCPALAITIESEARDDGTRRTTRYDIDLTKCIFCGFCEESCPVDSIVETRILEYHGEARGDLYYTKPMLLAIGDQYEAQIAADRADDAAYR, from the coding sequence ATGTTCAACCGCGCCCGCGAAATCGCGCAAAGCCTCATGCTCGGGGAGCTCGTGAAGGGCCTGCAGCTCACCGGTCGCCACCTGTTCGCCCGCAAGGTCACGGTGATGTTCCCCGAGGAGAAGACGCCCCAGGGGCCGCGCTTCCGCGGGCTGCACGCCTTGCGCCGCTATCCCAACGGGGAAGAGCGCTGCATCGCGTGCAAGCTGTGCGAGGCGGTGTGCCCGGCGCTGGCGATCACCATCGAATCCGAAGCCCGCGACGACGGCACGCGCCGCACGACGCGCTACGACATCGACCTCACGAAGTGCATCTTCTGCGGCTTCTGCGAGGAATCCTGCCCGGTCGATTCCATCGTCGAGACACGCATCCTCGAGTACCACGGGGAAGCGCGCGGCGACCTCTACTACACCAAGCCGATGCTGCTCGCGATCGGCGACCAGTACGAAGCGCAGATCGCGGCCGACCGTGCCGACGACGCGGCCTACCGCTAA
- the nuoL gene encoding NADH-quinone oxidoreductase subunit L produces MDLMTLSQIAAFAPLVGAILAGFLGWKLGRSFSHWVTIVSVLVSLIASLVAFQQVMDGGRLNATLYTWAAGEGWSLQVGFLIDPLTVTMMTVVTFVSLMVHVYTIGYMAEDPGYQRFFCYISLFTFSMMMLVMANNFLQLFFGWEAVGLVSYLLIGFWFTRPTAIYANLKAFLVNRVGDFGFLMGIAIIFMIFGTLDYQPVFEGARKFAGAQLSIIPGVQWSALTIICIGLFIGAMGKSAQFPLHVWLPDSMEGPTPISALIHAATMVTAGIFMVARMSPLFELSQTALTFVVIIGSITAFFMALIAIVQTDIKRVVAYSTLSQLGYMTMALGAGAYSVGIFHLMTHAFFKAVLFLGAGSVIIAMHHEQDMRRMGGLRKYMPITYFTVLIGALANAGLPPFAGFFSKDSIIEALHLSTTPGAHFAYWLAMAGVFVGGLYSFRLVFFAFHGKERFREVQHEHGGHGGHGEHHEVHEPHESPWVVTVPLVLLAIPSVVIGWLAIGPMLYGGYFAESIMKTATMAEMAKHFHGAGAMVVHALTTLPFWLAVAGAGTAYYLYILRPDLPAVIKAKSGVLATILERKYGFDDFNDWFFAGGARKLGGAFWQWGDRTVIDGIMVNGTARLIGWTAGIVRQVQTGYVYHYAFTMIIGVFVLLTLWYWKDKLL; encoded by the coding sequence ATGGACTTGATGACCCTTTCCCAGATCGCCGCATTCGCGCCCCTCGTCGGCGCCATCCTCGCGGGCTTCCTCGGCTGGAAGCTCGGCCGGTCGTTCTCGCACTGGGTGACGATCGTCTCCGTGCTGGTGTCGCTCATCGCATCGCTCGTCGCGTTCCAGCAGGTCATGGACGGTGGCCGCCTGAACGCCACGCTCTACACCTGGGCCGCGGGCGAAGGCTGGAGCCTGCAGGTGGGCTTCCTCATCGATCCGCTCACCGTGACCATGATGACGGTGGTCACGTTCGTGTCGCTGATGGTCCACGTCTACACCATCGGCTACATGGCCGAGGACCCGGGCTACCAGCGCTTCTTCTGCTACATCTCGCTGTTCACCTTCTCGATGATGATGCTGGTGATGGCGAACAACTTCCTGCAGCTGTTCTTCGGCTGGGAAGCGGTGGGCCTCGTCTCCTACCTCCTCATCGGCTTCTGGTTCACGCGCCCCACGGCGATCTACGCGAACCTCAAGGCCTTCCTGGTGAACCGGGTCGGGGACTTCGGTTTCCTGATGGGCATCGCCATCATCTTCATGATCTTCGGCACGCTCGACTACCAGCCGGTGTTCGAAGGCGCCAGGAAGTTCGCCGGCGCGCAGCTCTCGATCATCCCGGGCGTGCAGTGGTCGGCGCTCACGATCATCTGCATCGGTCTCTTCATCGGCGCGATGGGCAAGAGCGCGCAGTTCCCGCTGCACGTGTGGCTGCCGGATTCGATGGAAGGCCCGACGCCGATCTCCGCGCTGATCCACGCGGCGACGATGGTGACGGCGGGCATCTTCATGGTGGCGCGCATGTCGCCGCTGTTCGAGCTTTCGCAGACGGCGCTCACCTTCGTGGTGATCATCGGCTCGATCACGGCGTTCTTCATGGCGCTGATCGCGATCGTCCAGACGGACATCAAGCGCGTGGTCGCGTACTCGACGCTCTCGCAGCTGGGCTACATGACGATGGCGCTCGGCGCGGGCGCCTACTCGGTAGGCATCTTCCACCTGATGACGCACGCGTTCTTCAAGGCCGTGCTCTTCCTCGGCGCGGGCTCGGTGATCATCGCGATGCACCACGAGCAGGACATGCGCCGCATGGGCGGGCTCCGGAAGTACATGCCGATCACCTACTTCACGGTGCTGATCGGCGCGCTCGCTAACGCCGGCCTGCCGCCGTTCGCGGGCTTCTTCTCCAAGGATTCGATCATCGAGGCGCTGCACCTTTCGACCACGCCCGGCGCGCACTTCGCGTACTGGCTGGCGATGGCGGGTGTGTTCGTCGGTGGGTTGTATTCGTTCCGGTTGGTGTTCTTTGCATTCCATGGGAAGGAGCGCTTCCGCGAGGTACAGCATGAACACGGAGGGCACGGAGGACACGGAGAACATCATGAGGTGCATGAGCCGCACGAGTCGCCCTGGGTGGTGACGGTGCCGCTGGTGCTGCTCGCGATTCCTTCGGTGGTGATCGGCTGGCTCGCGATCGGCCCGATGCTCTACGGCGGCTACTTCGCCGAGTCGATCATGAAGACCGCCACGATGGCGGAGATGGCCAAGCACTTCCACGGCGCCGGCGCGATGGTCGTGCACGCGCTGACCACACTGCCGTTCTGGCTCGCGGTCGCGGGCGCCGGCACCGCTTACTACCTCTATATCCTGCGCCCGGACCTGCCGGCGGTGATCAAGGCGAAGTCGGGCGTGCTCGCCACCATCCTCGAGCGCAAGTACGGCTTCGACGATTTCAACGACTGGTTCTTCGCCGGCGGCGCACGCAAGCTCGGCGGGGCCTTCTGGCAGTGGGGCGACAGGACCGTCATCGACGGGATCATGGTGAACGGGACGGCCCGGCTGATCGGCTGGACCGCGGGGATCGTGCGGCAAGTGCAGACCGGTTACGTCTACCACTACGCCTTCACGATGATCATCGGCGTGTTCGTGTTGCTCACGCTGTGGTACTGGAAAGACAAACTCCTCTAA
- the nuoN gene encoding NADH-quinone oxidoreductase subunit NuoN, whose product MNAVSLSAFAPAIPEIALLILASVLLVFDLFVKDNERHVSYWFAVAALVGCAGLALAGVGHPAVLAFNGVFVADMMSQVLKVAALLAVAATLLYSRPYLEARGLLTGEILSLALFATLGMMVMISAHHFLTLYLGLELLALSSYAMVALQRDSVRATEAAMKYFVLGALASGLLLYGLSMIYGATGSLQIAEVAQMIERSQANHTLLVLGVVFSVAGVAFKLGAVPFHMWIPDVYHGASTPVTLFIGGAPKIAAFAFVLRLFANGLQGMTADWAQMFAILAVASLALGNVVAIAQGNLKRMLAYSTISHMGFLLLGILAGNDNGYSSAMFYVIAYVLMTLAAFGMILLLTRAGFEAESLDDWKGLNKKSKWYAFLMLLVMFSLAGIPPTVGFFAKFAVLQAVLVAGWTWLVVFAVLMSVIGAFYYLRIVRLMYMDEPAGEITISPRADLRWALSINALAILALGIFPAPLFDLCARAIAASM is encoded by the coding sequence ATGAACGCCGTCTCGCTCTCCGCCTTTGCACCGGCGATTCCCGAGATCGCGCTGCTGATCCTCGCCTCGGTCCTGCTGGTGTTCGACCTCTTCGTGAAGGACAACGAGCGCCACGTGAGCTACTGGTTCGCGGTCGCCGCCCTGGTGGGCTGCGCGGGCCTCGCACTCGCCGGCGTGGGCCATCCGGCCGTGCTCGCGTTCAACGGCGTGTTCGTCGCCGACATGATGTCGCAGGTGCTGAAGGTCGCCGCGCTGCTCGCCGTGGCCGCGACACTCCTCTACAGCCGTCCGTACCTCGAGGCGAGGGGCCTGCTCACGGGCGAAATCCTGTCGCTGGCACTCTTCGCCACGCTCGGGATGATGGTGATGATCTCGGCGCACCACTTCCTCACGCTCTACCTCGGCCTGGAGCTGCTGGCACTCTCGTCCTACGCGATGGTGGCCCTGCAGCGCGATTCGGTGCGCGCGACCGAAGCGGCGATGAAGTACTTCGTGCTGGGCGCACTGGCTTCGGGGCTGCTGCTCTACGGTCTCTCGATGATCTACGGCGCCACGGGCTCGCTCCAGATCGCCGAGGTGGCGCAGATGATCGAGCGCTCGCAGGCCAACCACACGCTGCTGGTGCTGGGCGTGGTGTTCTCCGTGGCGGGTGTCGCCTTCAAGCTGGGCGCCGTGCCGTTCCACATGTGGATTCCGGACGTGTATCACGGCGCCTCCACACCGGTGACCCTCTTCATCGGCGGCGCGCCCAAGATCGCCGCATTCGCCTTCGTGCTGCGCCTCTTCGCCAACGGCCTGCAGGGCATGACCGCCGACTGGGCGCAGATGTTCGCGATCCTCGCGGTGGCTTCGCTGGCACTGGGCAACGTCGTCGCCATCGCGCAGGGCAACCTGAAGCGCATGCTCGCCTACTCGACCATTTCGCACATGGGCTTCCTGCTGCTCGGGATCCTCGCGGGCAACGACAACGGCTACAGCTCGGCGATGTTCTACGTGATCGCCTACGTGCTCATGACGCTCGCCGCCTTCGGCATGATCCTGCTGCTCACGCGCGCGGGCTTCGAGGCCGAGTCGCTCGACGACTGGAAGGGCCTCAACAAGAAATCGAAGTGGTACGCCTTCCTGATGCTGCTCGTGATGTTCTCGCTCGCCGGCATCCCGCCCACGGTCGGGTTCTTCGCGAAGTTCGCCGTCCTGCAGGCGGTGCTCGTCGCGGGCTGGACGTGGCTCGTGGTCTTCGCGGTGCTGATGAGCGTGATCGGCGCGTTCTACTACCTGCGCATCGTCCGGCTCATGTACATGGACGAGCCCGCGGGCGAGATCACGATCTCGCCGCGCGCGGACCTGCGCTGGGCGCTTTCGATCAACGCGCTCGCCATCCTCGCCCTCGGCATCTTCCCCGCGCCGCTGTTCGACCTCTGCGCGCGCGCCATCGCCGCCTCGATGTGA
- a CDS encoding NADH-quinone oxidoreductase subunit J produces MTLQLAIFYFFSVVLVLSALRVITARNPVHAVLFLVLCFFTASAIWLLLYAEFLAVTLILVYVGAVMVLFLFVVMMLDINFDKLREGFWKHLPLAGGLGLLMALELVLVLGSREFSRAIGPGAPPPGYSNTRELGRVIYTDYVFPFELAAVVLLVAIVAAIALTYRRRKETKYQDPRMQLAATKADRLTIVKDDR; encoded by the coding sequence ATGACCCTCCAGCTCGCGATCTTCTATTTCTTCAGCGTGGTGCTCGTGCTGAGCGCGCTGCGCGTGATCACCGCACGCAACCCCGTGCACGCGGTGCTGTTCCTGGTCCTGTGCTTCTTCACGGCTTCGGCGATCTGGCTGCTGCTCTACGCGGAGTTCCTCGCCGTCACGCTGATCCTCGTCTACGTGGGCGCGGTGATGGTGCTGTTCCTGTTCGTCGTGATGATGCTCGACATCAATTTCGACAAGCTGCGCGAGGGCTTCTGGAAGCACCTGCCGCTCGCGGGTGGCCTGGGCCTGCTCATGGCGCTGGAGCTCGTACTCGTCCTTGGGTCGCGCGAGTTCTCGCGCGCGATCGGGCCGGGCGCGCCGCCGCCGGGCTACTCGAATACGCGTGAGCTCGGCCGCGTGATCTACACCGACTACGTCTTCCCCTTCGAGCTGGCCGCGGTGGTGCTGCTCGTGGCGATCGTGGCGGCCATCGCGCTGACCTACCGCCGCCGCAAGGAAACGAAGTACCAGGATCCGCGCATGCAGCTCGCGGCGACCAAGGCCGACCGCCTGACCATCGTGAAGGACGACCGATGA